In one window of Tumebacillus algifaecis DNA:
- a CDS encoding C40 family peptidase, which produces MKKWKKSLMVGLFSSMLFEQQAVAVSVGLQRADVALSHRFGLPGPLALSRAIQPDSAAFTAMQNREQKQGRRIVQPLLLDSEADWTAGVASRLILDELEIVRLPTRADSEQGQPLHLLVASRSGMNLPIAPVSRPQLEAEQTSAAPDQQQHPQGQRAVSNPAPTLLRDSGATAPLGSQAVSVAMQYRGVPYQYGGTTPSGFDCSGFIQFIYQQVGVELPRTTHGQLSAGVQIAQSSLQPGDLIFFACGGIASSHAGIYVGNGQFIHADADRGIMVAPLDHSYWAGVYQMAVRIRTR; this is translated from the coding sequence ATGAAGAAGTGGAAAAAAAGTCTGATGGTCGGTCTGTTCTCGTCCATGTTGTTTGAGCAGCAAGCTGTGGCGGTATCGGTCGGTTTGCAACGGGCGGATGTGGCGCTGTCGCATCGGTTTGGCTTGCCAGGTCCGCTCGCGCTCAGTCGAGCGATCCAGCCAGATTCTGCAGCGTTCACCGCGATGCAGAATCGCGAGCAGAAGCAAGGTAGACGGATCGTTCAGCCGCTCTTGCTCGACTCGGAAGCGGATTGGACCGCAGGGGTCGCCAGTCGCTTGATTCTCGATGAACTTGAAATCGTTCGGCTTCCAACGCGAGCGGACTCCGAGCAAGGGCAGCCGCTACACTTGTTGGTAGCCAGCCGCAGCGGCATGAATCTGCCGATCGCTCCAGTTTCGAGGCCGCAACTTGAAGCAGAGCAGACATCAGCCGCTCCCGACCAGCAACAGCATCCACAAGGGCAACGAGCGGTGAGCAATCCGGCACCAACCTTGCTGCGTGACTCGGGGGCGACCGCACCGCTGGGCAGCCAAGCGGTGTCGGTAGCGATGCAGTATCGAGGGGTGCCGTACCAGTACGGAGGCACCACCCCGTCAGGATTTGATTGTTCCGGCTTTATTCAATTCATCTATCAGCAGGTAGGGGTGGAGCTTCCGCGCACTACGCATGGGCAACTCAGCGCGGGCGTACAGATTGCACAATCGAGTCTGCAACCGGGTGATCTGATCTTTTTCGCCTGTGGCGGCATTGCTTCGTCACATGCGGGGATCTATGTTGGAAATGGACAATTTATCCATGCCGATGCGGACCGCGGGATCATGGTGGCACCGCTCGACCATTCATACTGGGCGGGCGTGTACCAGATGGCGGTGCGGATTAGAACGCGATAG
- a CDS encoding manganese catalase family protein, whose product MWIYEKKLQYPVRVSKCDPRMAKLLLEQYGGADGELAAALRYLNQRYTVPDKVIGVLNDIGTEEFAHLEMIATMVYKLTKDATLDQLKAAGLDDHYAAHDRALFYSNASGVPFSVQYIQAKGDPIADLYEDIAAEEKARATYQWLIDLTDDPDLKDSLAFLREREIIHSLRFREAVEILKEERDRQKVF is encoded by the coding sequence GTGTGGATTTATGAAAAGAAACTCCAATATCCGGTCCGCGTATCAAAATGCGATCCGCGCATGGCAAAGTTGCTGTTGGAACAATATGGCGGCGCCGACGGTGAGCTCGCCGCAGCCCTCCGCTACTTGAACCAACGCTACACGGTGCCTGATAAAGTGATCGGCGTACTCAACGACATCGGCACCGAAGAATTTGCCCATCTCGAAATGATCGCGACGATGGTCTACAAATTGACCAAAGACGCGACCCTCGACCAACTCAAAGCGGCCGGTCTGGATGACCATTACGCCGCACATGACCGCGCTTTGTTCTACTCCAACGCATCGGGCGTGCCGTTCTCCGTCCAGTATATTCAGGCCAAAGGCGATCCGATCGCCGACCTCTACGAAGACATCGCCGCCGAAGAAAAAGCGCGCGCCACCTACCAATGGCTGATCGACCTCACCGATGACCCCGACCTCAAAGACTCACTCGCCTTCCTGCGCGAACGTGAGATCATCCACTCCTTGCGCTTCCGTGAAGCAGTGGAAATCCTCAAAGAAGAGCGCGACCGCCAAAAAGTCTTCTGA
- a CDS encoding DUF6232 family protein yields MEQIYFHEQVSGTEVMISDKVLRIGQKTFVSDQITTVEVKKSVTRKNVLFYFLLVCFGSYIALQTSIFTFVLSDVVRQAGFGVALVSLVLIWLTGRKQTHFTLRIGSASGVEDVFRSNESHTAMLLLERINAALASREQEKTLE; encoded by the coding sequence ATGGAGCAGATCTATTTTCATGAGCAAGTGAGCGGCACAGAGGTGATGATTTCGGACAAGGTGTTGCGCATCGGGCAGAAGACGTTTGTCAGCGACCAGATTACGACCGTTGAAGTGAAGAAGAGCGTGACCCGAAAGAACGTGCTTTTCTATTTCTTGCTGGTCTGTTTCGGATCGTACATCGCCCTGCAAACGAGCATTTTCACCTTTGTCCTCTCCGATGTTGTGCGTCAAGCGGGCTTTGGCGTGGCCTTGGTCAGCCTGGTGCTGATCTGGCTGACGGGACGGAAACAGACGCATTTCACGTTGCGGATCGGTTCCGCATCCGGCGTGGAGGATGTGTTTAGGTCAAATGAGTCGCACACAGCGATGTTGTTGCTTGAGCGGATCAACGCGGCGCTGGCCAGCAGAGAACAAGAAAAGACCCTCGAGTGA
- a CDS encoding DUF4870 domain-containing protein, producing the protein MSTESKVLAVLSHVSYFFLPILVPVVVLLLKTDDPFVKHHAKQALVLHAALVVAAFISWILCIVLIGFLLVPLVGIFGLVVTIIAIIRTIEGEYYRYPVAGNWFN; encoded by the coding sequence GTGTCTACTGAAAGCAAAGTTTTAGCGGTCTTATCACATGTCTCGTACTTCTTCTTACCGATCCTCGTGCCAGTGGTCGTGCTTCTGCTCAAGACGGACGATCCATTTGTCAAACATCATGCCAAACAAGCGCTCGTCTTACATGCTGCACTGGTCGTAGCTGCCTTTATCTCATGGATCTTGTGCATCGTGCTGATCGGCTTCCTGTTGGTGCCGCTCGTCGGGATCTTCGGTCTGGTCGTGACGATCATCGCCATCATCCGCACGATCGAAGGCGAATACTACCGCTATCCAGTGGCGGGTAATTGGTTCAACTAA
- the greA gene encoding transcription elongation factor GreA produces MSDKEVFLTREGLMKLEEELDFLKSSKRKEVAERIKIAVSYGDLSENAEYDAAKDEQAFVESRIVQLEKMMRNVRIIEPGGDDKSMVAIGSTVKLKELPNGDFETYTIVGSTESDPFDGKISNESPIGSAVIGRTVGDKITVNTPSGQIEFEVVEIV; encoded by the coding sequence ATGAGCGACAAAGAAGTATTTCTGACCCGTGAAGGGCTCATGAAATTGGAAGAAGAACTGGACTTTTTGAAAAGCTCCAAGCGCAAAGAAGTTGCTGAACGGATTAAAATTGCAGTTTCTTATGGCGACTTGAGTGAAAACGCAGAATATGATGCGGCAAAAGATGAGCAGGCTTTTGTAGAATCTCGTATCGTACAGCTTGAGAAAATGATGCGCAATGTGCGGATCATCGAGCCGGGCGGCGATGACAAATCGATGGTGGCCATCGGTTCGACCGTTAAGCTGAAAGAACTGCCAAACGGTGATTTCGAAACGTATACGATCGTCGGCTCCACCGAGTCAGATCCGTTTGACGGCAAAATTTCGAACGAATCCCCGATCGGGTCGGCGGTGATTGGGCGCACCGTTGGCGATAAGATCACCGTCAACACGCCGAGCGGTCAGATCGAATTTGAAGTTGTTGAGATCGTCTAA
- a CDS encoding DUF4064 domain-containing protein: MVSLVLGIIGSIIGMISAILAMFIGGIGQAFEADGAGTVTGLGWAALFLSILGLVGSILVKNKPKAGGVLMLIAGIGGIISISFFYILAGALLIIPGLISLFSKQKSTSINA; this comes from the coding sequence TTGGTATCTCTAGTGCTCGGCATTATCGGTTCCATTATCGGCATGATATCAGCCATCTTGGCAATGTTCATTGGTGGTATCGGTCAAGCATTTGAAGCGGACGGCGCAGGTACAGTGACAGGCTTGGGCTGGGCAGCTCTCTTCCTGTCGATCTTGGGTCTCGTTGGCTCGATTCTCGTAAAAAACAAGCCAAAAGCAGGCGGGGTCCTCATGTTGATCGCAGGTATCGGTGGTATTATCAGCATCTCCTTCTTCTACATCCTCGCTGGAGCTTTGCTGATCATTCCGGGCCTCATCAGCTTGTTCTCGAAGCAAAAATCAACTTCTATAAATGCATAA
- a CDS encoding spore coat associated protein CotJA, with translation MFTLRKTYVPYESPFDPCCPLTPKTYQTPPQLYMPVQPPNLPQFDPFTALSKGTLWPAYYDPYFGRVEGKQVEHR, from the coding sequence ATGTTCACGCTTCGGAAAACGTACGTACCGTATGAATCGCCTTTTGACCCCTGCTGCCCGCTGACACCTAAAACGTATCAAACACCGCCCCAACTCTACATGCCGGTGCAGCCGCCCAATCTCCCGCAATTCGATCCGTTCACCGCACTTTCAAAAGGGACGCTGTGGCCTGCCTACTACGACCCCTATTTCGGGCGGGTGGAAGGAAAGCAGGTGGAGCACCGATGA
- a CDS encoding MauE/DoxX family redox-associated membrane protein, translated as MSANNRKAPSKSSSNSRFPAWLKLVLQLALAAIFLWSAVAKFIDIFTFGEILRSYKLVPDVLIKPLAILLPIAELLIAICLLIPVTVRAASWGVIVLSLVFAAGLLYNYGEVLPYGCGCFGPAEAKPVGFVDVLKDILFIAAAAVLLFLNRKKALA; from the coding sequence TTGTCGGCGAACAACCGGAAAGCACCTTCGAAGAGTTCCTCAAACAGTAGATTTCCGGCGTGGTTGAAACTGGTCTTGCAACTGGCCCTCGCCGCGATCTTTCTCTGGTCGGCGGTGGCTAAGTTTATCGACATTTTCACGTTTGGCGAGATTTTGCGCTCGTACAAGCTTGTGCCGGACGTCTTGATCAAGCCGCTGGCGATCTTGCTGCCGATCGCAGAACTTCTGATCGCGATCTGCTTGTTGATCCCCGTCACAGTGCGCGCTGCATCCTGGGGCGTGATCGTGCTGTCGCTTGTGTTTGCAGCGGGGCTGTTGTACAACTACGGCGAAGTGTTGCCCTATGGTTGTGGCTGCTTCGGACCTGCGGAAGCGAAACCTGTCGGATTTGTCGATGTGTTGAAAGACATTCTGTTTATCGCCGCTGCGGCGGTATTGCTATTCTTAAATCGGAAGAAAGCCCTTGCGTAA
- a CDS encoding GNAT family N-acetyltransferase yields MIREATAEDRAAVQRLYEQLCPDQSVHVIASRIEAIFEDPHHFLLVHETEGRVDGSVFVNFCPDPMFGTLPYAVVENLIVDPKRRRNGIGRRLMDQVENLAREQRATKVMLVSHPHLQDAQRFFAAQGYDGIVSRAFRKTLRAMETPHV; encoded by the coding sequence TTGATCAGAGAAGCAACTGCCGAAGACAGAGCGGCCGTCCAGCGTCTCTACGAACAGCTTTGTCCAGATCAATCGGTGCATGTGATCGCTTCGCGCATTGAAGCGATCTTTGAAGACCCGCATCATTTTCTTTTGGTGCACGAAACGGAAGGCCGAGTGGATGGCAGCGTGTTTGTAAATTTTTGCCCCGACCCGATGTTTGGCACACTGCCCTATGCGGTGGTCGAGAATTTGATCGTCGATCCGAAGCGGCGCAGAAACGGCATTGGTCGGCGCTTGATGGACCAAGTGGAGAACCTCGCCCGTGAGCAACGCGCGACGAAGGTGATGCTCGTGAGCCATCCTCACCTTCAGGACGCCCAGCGCTTTTTTGCCGCGCAGGGCTATGACGGCATAGTCTCTCGTGCGTTCAGGAAGACTTTGCGAGCGATGGAAACACCTCATGTTTGA
- the pepF gene encoding oligoendopeptidase F — MSTEKLLTRDQVAEHEKWDLEAMYPTAEAWEADYKKVQELLPSIATYRGRLHEGADILLEWMRLSEKIALTFDNVFVYAHMRYHQNTGDSFYQGLSDRASMLGAEVQSEMSFVNPELLGLPDGTLERYMEEKEELRLYKLVFERLLREKEHVLSPEVEELLAKVSEIADAPATIFSMFANADLKMPSVQDSEGKEYEVNEGRYRNLLESKDRVLRERAMKALFGTYGKFRNTLGATYNNNVKKNVFFAKARKYNSTLEAALSGENIPVEVYNNLIAANHDNAKHLQRYLTLRKKVLGLEELHYYDFFVPMVESIEMKIPWEQAKQMSLDALQPLGEEYVATVQRAFDERWVDVYPNEGKRTGAYSWGTYTSSPYLFLNYTETLDDVFTTVHELGHSLHSYYTMKEQPFTYGNYTIFVAEVASTLNENLLLSKMLREETDKKKRMYLLTHSLDQYRSTMFRQTMFGEFEKIVHELVEAGHPLNADLLSEEYLKLNIKYYGTELVIDDELKHEWGRIPHFYDAFYVYKYATGFAAAAALARQIETEGAPAIERYLDFLKKGSSEDPIDLLKGAGVDMSSPQPIHDAFKVFVERLDELEALINEQ, encoded by the coding sequence TTGTCTACTGAGAAATTGTTGACCCGCGACCAAGTTGCGGAACATGAAAAATGGGATCTGGAAGCCATGTATCCGACTGCGGAGGCATGGGAAGCGGACTATAAAAAAGTACAGGAACTTTTGCCAAGCATTGCTACATACCGCGGTCGTTTACATGAAGGAGCGGACATCTTGCTCGAGTGGATGCGCCTGAGTGAGAAGATCGCTTTGACGTTTGATAACGTTTTTGTATACGCGCACATGCGCTACCATCAAAACACAGGTGATTCCTTCTACCAAGGGCTTTCGGACCGTGCTTCGATGCTGGGCGCGGAAGTACAAAGCGAAATGTCTTTTGTCAATCCGGAGCTGCTTGGCTTGCCGGACGGCACGCTGGAGCGCTACATGGAAGAAAAGGAAGAACTGCGCCTTTACAAATTGGTCTTTGAACGCCTGCTCCGCGAAAAAGAGCATGTGCTGTCCCCTGAAGTGGAAGAGTTGCTGGCTAAAGTCAGCGAGATTGCGGACGCGCCGGCTACGATCTTCTCGATGTTTGCAAATGCTGACCTGAAAATGCCGTCCGTACAAGACTCGGAAGGCAAAGAGTACGAGGTCAACGAAGGCCGTTATCGCAACCTGCTGGAATCGAAAGACCGTGTGCTGCGCGAGCGCGCCATGAAAGCGCTATTCGGCACCTATGGCAAATTCCGCAACACGCTTGGTGCTACCTACAACAATAACGTCAAGAAAAATGTTTTCTTCGCCAAGGCGAGAAAGTATAACTCGACGCTGGAAGCGGCACTGTCTGGTGAGAACATTCCGGTTGAAGTGTACAACAACCTGATCGCAGCGAACCATGACAACGCGAAACACCTGCAACGCTACTTGACCTTGCGCAAAAAGGTGCTCGGTCTCGAGGAACTGCACTACTACGACTTCTTCGTTCCGATGGTGGAATCGATCGAGATGAAGATTCCGTGGGAGCAGGCGAAACAGATGTCGCTCGACGCGCTTCAGCCGCTTGGCGAAGAGTATGTCGCGACCGTACAGCGTGCGTTCGATGAGCGCTGGGTCGATGTATACCCGAACGAAGGCAAGCGCACCGGTGCTTATTCGTGGGGGACTTACACGTCCAGCCCGTACCTGTTCCTGAACTACACCGAAACGCTTGATGATGTATTCACCACCGTGCATGAACTTGGTCATTCCCTGCACTCCTACTACACGATGAAGGAGCAGCCGTTCACCTACGGCAACTACACCATCTTTGTTGCAGAAGTGGCATCCACCTTGAACGAAAACCTCCTGCTCTCGAAAATGCTGCGTGAGGAAACGGACAAGAAGAAGCGCATGTACTTGCTCACCCATTCGCTTGATCAATATCGTTCGACGATGTTCCGTCAGACGATGTTTGGCGAGTTCGAGAAGATCGTGCACGAGCTGGTCGAGGCAGGTCATCCGCTTAACGCCGACCTGCTGTCCGAAGAGTACCTCAAGCTGAACATCAAGTACTACGGCACAGAATTGGTGATCGACGATGAACTGAAACACGAGTGGGGTCGCATCCCGCACTTCTACGATGCGTTCTACGTGTACAAGTATGCGACCGGGTTTGCAGCAGCGGCTGCACTGGCGCGTCAGATCGAAACGGAAGGCGCTCCGGCGATCGAACGCTACCTCGACTTCCTCAAAAAAGGTTCGTCCGAAGACCCGATCGATCTGTTGAAAGGTGCAGGTGTCGATATGTCCTCGCCGCAACCGATCCACGATGCGTTCAAAGTGTTTGTTGAGCGTCTTGATGAGTTGGAAGCGCTGATCAACGAACAATAA
- a CDS encoding DUF3906 family protein translates to MIVIAEDEEKAFASAEDLLQRQAIGLIEIDEIALLEKKRTNSGSGFVVEGTD, encoded by the coding sequence GTGATCGTGATCGCCGAAGATGAGGAAAAAGCGTTCGCATCGGCAGAAGATTTGCTCCAGCGGCAGGCAATTGGACTGATCGAGATCGACGAGATTGCCCTCTTGGAAAAGAAGCGGACAAATTCAGGCTCCGGTTTTGTTGTGGAAGGAACAGACTGA
- a CDS encoding bifunctional 5,10-methylenetetrahydrofolate dehydrogenase/5,10-methenyltetrahydrofolate cyclohydrolase produces MAQAFKGKPVADVIREQVGQDVEAWKTKGHAPKMAVLLVEGDPASFHYAQAKGKAAEKLGIDYELHTFPPDVTEAELLATIGQLNDDRTVHGIMLELPLPKHIDTKKATAAIAPFKDVDGLTPHNLLATVNGSAGLYPATPQACIALLKHYGHTLAGKHVVLVGRGETVGLPLIHLLLRENATVTVCHSRTPDIGAHIRQADIAFVAVGRKNLVTPDMVHPNLLLIDAGINETEDGGIVGDVAPEVIDHVAGMSPTPGGVGSVTTALLFSNLMQAMALQSHNSQEVELNGHV; encoded by the coding sequence ATGGCACAAGCATTTAAAGGCAAGCCGGTGGCAGATGTCATCCGCGAACAGGTTGGACAGGATGTGGAAGCATGGAAAACGAAAGGGCACGCGCCAAAGATGGCGGTGTTGCTCGTTGAAGGCGATCCCGCTTCTTTTCACTATGCCCAAGCGAAAGGCAAAGCGGCCGAGAAGCTAGGCATCGACTATGAACTGCACACCTTCCCGCCCGATGTGACCGAAGCGGAGCTGCTCGCCACCATCGGGCAGTTGAACGATGACCGCACGGTGCACGGCATCATGTTGGAACTGCCCCTACCCAAGCACATCGACACGAAAAAGGCGACGGCAGCCATTGCGCCGTTCAAAGATGTAGATGGACTTACGCCGCACAATCTGCTAGCCACCGTGAACGGCTCAGCAGGGCTCTATCCGGCCACCCCGCAGGCGTGTATCGCTCTGCTCAAGCACTACGGTCACACGCTCGCTGGCAAACATGTTGTCCTCGTCGGGCGCGGCGAGACGGTCGGACTGCCCTTGATTCACCTGCTCCTGCGCGAGAACGCTACGGTCACCGTCTGCCATTCCCGCACGCCTGACATCGGCGCACACATCAGACAAGCAGATATCGCCTTTGTTGCGGTCGGTCGCAAGAATTTGGTCACGCCCGACATGGTGCATCCCAATCTTTTGCTCATCGACGCCGGAATCAATGAGACGGAAGATGGCGGGATCGTCGGTGATGTCGCCCCCGAGGTGATCGATCATGTGGCAGGTATGTCGCCGACTCCAGGCGGCGTGGGTTCGGTTACCACCGCGCTGCTCTTCTCCAACCTGATGCAGGCGATGGCACTGCAATCGCACAACTCACAGGAGGTGGAACTAAATGGCCACGTTTGA
- the plsY gene encoding glycerol-3-phosphate 1-O-acyltransferase PlsY: MTLIWLLIISYLLGSIPTALIVGKLGYGVDIRTLGSGNLGGTNTFRSLGFTAGLIVTVIDVLKGSIAAALPYTMGVDINPMLAGLPAVLGHCYPIFAGFRGGKAVATSAGVLLLYSPFCFIAAASTFFITMYLSKYVSLASIIAAIIAHTYAIFFGDKVLSIVTFALVVFLLWRHRSNIERILNGTERKISWM, encoded by the coding sequence TTGACTTTGATATGGTTATTGATCATAAGTTATCTCCTCGGGTCGATCCCAACCGCGCTGATCGTCGGCAAGCTCGGCTACGGCGTGGACATCCGCACACTTGGCAGCGGCAATTTGGGGGGCACGAACACGTTTCGCTCGCTCGGGTTTACAGCCGGGCTGATCGTGACGGTGATCGACGTGCTGAAGGGGAGTATTGCGGCAGCGCTCCCCTATACGATGGGCGTTGACATCAATCCGATGCTGGCCGGTCTCCCGGCGGTGCTCGGGCATTGCTATCCGATTTTCGCAGGCTTCCGCGGCGGCAAGGCGGTAGCGACTTCGGCCGGTGTATTGCTGCTGTACAGCCCGTTCTGCTTCATTGCGGCAGCTTCCACCTTTTTTATCACGATGTATCTTTCCAAATATGTATCGCTGGCCTCGATCATCGCCGCGATCATCGCACATACCTATGCGATCTTTTTTGGTGATAAGGTCCTCTCGATCGTCACCTTTGCGCTCGTCGTCTTTCTGCTCTGGCGCCATCGCTCCAACATCGAGCGAATTTTGAATGGCACCGAGCGCAAGATTTCCTGGATGTAA
- a CDS encoding thioredoxin family protein → MSKKNRNQEKRDIKALRRERDRKKKKRLPIIFGAVLAGIIVLIGAFALSNMYDESRQEQAALYKNEIASGEMEKKIANNEDFFAYFYQPDCVHCKVVSPMLMPLAEKMNEPLFPVNIYGKSDVWEKYTVAGTPTLIHFKEGKEVGRIVGEQPESTFEEFLKQ, encoded by the coding sequence ATGAGTAAAAAGAATCGCAACCAGGAAAAACGCGATATAAAAGCACTCCGTCGTGAGCGCGATCGCAAAAAGAAAAAACGACTGCCGATCATCTTCGGCGCGGTCTTGGCGGGGATCATCGTGTTGATCGGTGCCTTTGCCTTGTCCAACATGTATGATGAATCTCGTCAAGAACAGGCGGCCTTGTACAAAAACGAGATCGCTTCGGGCGAGATGGAAAAGAAAATTGCGAACAACGAAGACTTTTTCGCCTACTTCTATCAGCCGGACTGCGTGCATTGCAAAGTGGTCTCACCGATGCTGATGCCGCTGGCTGAGAAAATGAATGAACCGCTGTTCCCGGTCAACATTTATGGCAAGAGCGATGTCTGGGAAAAATACACCGTGGCGGGCACCCCGACTTTGATCCACTTCAAAGAAGGCAAGGAGGTTGGGCGAATTGTCGGCGAACAACCGGAAAGCACCTTCGAAGAGTTCCTCAAACAGTAG
- a CDS encoding spore coat protein CotJB, producing MNKQMPEEYYKLLLDLQTVDFVLVELNLYLDTHPTDRKSIEQYNYYAHKKELLKKQFNEKFGPLQGFGNSYSRDSFEWGEAPWPWQV from the coding sequence ATGAACAAACAGATGCCAGAAGAATACTATAAGCTGCTGCTCGACCTTCAGACTGTCGATTTTGTGCTTGTCGAATTAAATCTGTATCTCGATACTCATCCAACCGATCGGAAATCGATTGAGCAATATAACTATTACGCGCATAAAAAAGAGTTGCTGAAAAAACAGTTCAATGAAAAATTCGGCCCCTTGCAAGGTTTTGGCAATTCCTATTCCAGAGACAGTTTCGAGTGGGGAGAGGCTCCGTGGCCTTGGCAAGTGTAG
- a CDS encoding cyclodeaminase/cyclohydrolase family protein, which yields MATFDQSLHSFLTQAASNSPTPGGGSVAALVAALGASMTSMVGNLTQGDKFADVQAEMTAAAEQMAAAIRSFEQLLEADMSSFDRYMAALKLPKDSAEQKVARSQALQEASIKATEVPLDLARLCLDSLHLSETIADTANKNVISDLGIAALLLEAAAQSALLTVDMNLPGLKDLARKADFESERNRIANAITPLKDKIVATVRKRLA from the coding sequence ATGGCCACGTTTGATCAATCGCTTCACTCCTTCCTCACCCAAGCGGCTTCCAACTCCCCCACACCGGGCGGCGGGTCGGTGGCGGCACTGGTCGCGGCGCTTGGCGCATCGATGACCTCGATGGTCGGCAACCTGACCCAAGGCGATAAATTTGCCGACGTGCAAGCTGAGATGACCGCAGCTGCCGAACAAATGGCAGCGGCGATCCGTTCGTTTGAGCAGTTGCTCGAAGCGGACATGTCCTCTTTTGACCGCTACATGGCAGCGCTTAAACTGCCGAAAGACTCGGCTGAGCAAAAAGTGGCCCGTTCGCAAGCGCTGCAAGAGGCGTCGATCAAGGCTACCGAAGTGCCGCTGGACCTCGCCCGTCTCTGCCTCGACTCGTTACACCTGTCGGAAACGATTGCCGATACGGCAAACAAAAACGTGATCTCCGACCTCGGCATCGCAGCGCTGCTTCTCGAAGCGGCCGCCCAGTCGGCGCTGCTCACCGTCGATATGAACTTGCCCGGCCTCAAAGACTTGGCCCGCAAAGCAGACTTTGAATCGGAACGCAACCGCATCGCAAACGCGATCACCCCGCTCAAGGACAAGATCGTCGCCACCGTCCGTAAGCGCTTGGCATAG